The stretch of DNA CTCGACGCCCACATCGAAGACCCAGCGGGTCAGCCTGAGGGGCTCGACAAAATTCATGGCGCGCAGATGAGCGGCGGCATCGAGCGCCTCGGTCAGGCCCCGCAGCATGGCCGAGGAGGCCCCGGCGGTTTCGGCAGGTGTCAGCCCGCCATCCAGCATGCTGGCGGCCAGAGCCATGCTGCGCAGCGGGCGGAAAAATGCTGCACCCACCGCCTGCCTTGCCACGCTTGCCATCACGCCGGGTGACCAGTCTTCGGGGGCGCCCAGCCCGATCACCAGCAGCGCTTTGGCGGCCACGCCGGAGGGCGGGGCGGAGAGGAACAGGCTTTCGCCCCGCTCCCCCCTGAACAGGCCATCCTTGCGCATGGCGGTCAGTGTGCCGTCCAGCGCATCATCGAGATGGGCAAGCCCGCCGCCCAGCGTGGCACCATGGGCTTCATGGGTGAACATGCAGGCGCATGACAGATCGACAGTGGCGGCAGTGCTGTCCCATCCGGCGACATCCACCGAGACCCCGCGATACGATCCAATGGTTTGAACCTTGGTCATGCGCCTGCTCCTTCCGGTGCCTTACTGCTGGATGAAGGCCAGCAGATCGGCGTTGATCACATCCGCATGGGTAACCGGCATGCCGTGGGGATAGCCGGGGTAGGATTTGAGCACGGCGCCGGGCACGATCCGGGCCGCCAGCTTGCCGGTGGTCTCGAAGGGGACGACCTGATCGTCCTCGCCATGCATCACCAGCGTGGGGACGGTGATGGCCTTGAGATCCGCCGTGAAGTCTGTTTCGGAAAAGGCCGCGATGCCCAGATAATGCGCCAGCGCGCCGCCATTCATCCCCTGGCGCCACCAGTTGAGGCGCACCGCTTCCTTGATCTCGGCACCCTCGCGGTTGTAGCCGAAGAAGGGCAGGGTGAAGTCATAGAAGAACTGGCTGCGGTTGGTGGCGGTCTGTTCGCGCACCATGTCGAAGACCTCCATCGGGACGCCATCGGGGTTGTTGTCCGACCGCACCATGATCGGCGAGACCGCGCTGACCAGCACCGCCTTGGCGACCCGGCCCGGCTTGGCCTGGGCCACATAGCGAGCCACCTCGCCGCCGCCGGTCGAGTGGCCGATATGGATGGCGTTTTTCAGGTCCAGCGCATCGGTCAGGGCCGTCACATCGGCGACATAGGTGTTCATATCG from Novosphingobium sp. encodes:
- a CDS encoding M17 family peptidase N-terminal domain-containing protein — protein: MTKVQTIGSYRGVSVDVAGWDSTAATVDLSCACMFTHEAHGATLGGGLAHLDDALDGTLTAMRKDGLFRGERGESLFLSAPPSGVAAKALLVIGLGAPEDWSPGVMASVARQAVGAAFFRPLRSMALAASMLDGGLTPAETAGASSAMLRGLTEALDAAAHLRAMNFVEPLRLTRWVFDVGVERFDAAAVQFRDELAAISTATDR
- a CDS encoding alpha/beta hydrolase — translated: MPFITTTDGTEIFYKDWGAKDAQPIVFHHGWPLSSDDWDAQMMFFLAKGYRVIAHDRRGHGRSTQAATGHDMNTYVADVTALTDALDLKNAIHIGHSTGGGEVARYVAQAKPGRVAKAVLVSAVSPIMVRSDNNPDGVPMEVFDMVREQTATNRSQFFYDFTLPFFGYNREGAEIKEAVRLNWWRQGMNGGALAHYLGIAAFSETDFTADLKAITVPTLVMHGEDDQVVPFETTGKLAARIVPGAVLKSYPGYPHGMPVTHADVINADLLAFIQQ